Proteins from one Phyllobacterium zundukense genomic window:
- a CDS encoding alpha/beta hydrolase gives MPEVIFNGPAGRLEGRYQPSTEKNAPIAIVLHPHPQFGGTMNNKIVYDLFYMFQQRGFTTLRFNFRGIGRSQGEFDHGSGELSDAAGALDWVQSLHPDSKTCWVAGYSFGAWIGMQLLMRRPEIEGFISVAPQPNTYDFSFLAPCPSSGLILHGDQDKVAPPKDVQGLVDKLKTQKGITITQKTMVGANHFFSGMTDEVIAECSDYLDRRLNGELVEAKPKRLR, from the coding sequence ATGCCTGAAGTAATTTTCAATGGACCAGCGGGACGTCTTGAGGGCCGATATCAGCCTTCGACGGAAAAAAATGCCCCGATCGCGATTGTCCTGCATCCCCACCCGCAGTTTGGCGGGACCATGAACAACAAGATCGTCTACGATCTGTTTTACATGTTCCAGCAGCGCGGATTCACGACGTTGCGTTTCAACTTCCGTGGCATCGGCCGCAGCCAGGGTGAGTTTGACCATGGTTCAGGCGAATTGTCGGATGCCGCGGGCGCGCTTGATTGGGTGCAGTCGCTCCATCCGGATTCCAAGACCTGCTGGGTCGCCGGTTATTCCTTCGGCGCCTGGATCGGCATGCAATTACTGATGCGCCGCCCGGAAATCGAAGGATTTATCTCGGTCGCGCCGCAGCCAAACACCTATGATTTCTCCTTCCTCGCGCCTTGCCCTTCTTCCGGCCTGATCCTTCATGGCGATCAGGACAAGGTTGCACCACCCAAGGATGTACAGGGCCTGGTTGATAAGCTGAAGACGCAGAAGGGTATCACCATCACGCAGAAGACGATGGTCGGTGCCAACCACTTCTTCTCGGGCATGACTGATGAGGTCATCGCAGAATGCTCCGATTATCTCGATCGCCGTTTGAATGGCGAATTGGTCGAGGCCAAGCCGAAGCGCCTGCGCTAG
- the tyrS gene encoding tyrosine--tRNA ligase, with translation MSAFKSEFLHTLSTRGFIHQTSDDAGLDALFAKETVSAYIGFDPTAPSLHAGSLLQIMMLHWMQKTGHQAVALMGGGTGMVGDPSFKDEARKLMTPEIIQSNIDTLKKVFANYLSFGEGPNDALMVNNAEWLLPLNYLEFLRDVGQHFSVNRMLSFDSVKQRLDREQSLSFLEFNYMILQAYDFVELNKRYGLRLQMGGSDQWGNIVNGIDLGHRLGTPQLYALTSPLLTTSSGAKMGKSMTGAVWLNADLLSPYDFWQYWRNTEDADVERFLKLYTTLPLDEISRLASLGGAEINETKKVLATEITALLHGRQAAEEAAETARKTFEEGALATNLPTVEIAGSDLEAGIGILTLLVKAGLAGSNGEARRHIQGGAVRVNDASVSDEKAKISSSDVTAEGVIKLSLGKKKHILVRPV, from the coding sequence ATGTCTGCCTTCAAATCCGAATTTCTGCACACGCTTTCAACGCGCGGCTTCATCCATCAGACTTCCGACGATGCGGGTCTGGATGCGCTCTTCGCCAAGGAAACCGTGTCGGCATATATCGGCTTTGATCCAACGGCGCCCAGCCTTCATGCGGGCAGCCTGCTGCAGATCATGATGTTGCACTGGATGCAGAAGACTGGTCATCAGGCAGTGGCGCTGATGGGCGGCGGTACTGGTATGGTCGGCGACCCATCCTTCAAGGATGAGGCGCGCAAGCTGATGACGCCGGAGATCATCCAAAGCAATATCGATACCCTCAAGAAAGTCTTCGCCAATTATTTGTCCTTTGGCGAAGGCCCGAACGACGCGCTGATGGTCAACAATGCCGAATGGCTCCTGCCGCTCAATTACCTCGAATTTCTACGCGATGTCGGCCAGCATTTTTCCGTCAATCGCATGTTGTCCTTCGATTCTGTAAAGCAGCGGCTTGATCGCGAGCAGTCGCTTTCATTCCTCGAATTCAACTACATGATCCTGCAGGCCTACGATTTCGTCGAACTGAACAAGCGCTACGGCCTGCGCCTGCAAATGGGGGGGTCGGATCAGTGGGGGAATATCGTCAACGGTATCGATCTCGGTCATCGCCTTGGCACGCCGCAGCTCTACGCCCTCACCTCGCCGCTTTTGACCACCTCGTCAGGCGCGAAGATGGGCAAGTCGATGACTGGTGCAGTCTGGCTTAACGCAGATCTGCTGAGCCCTTACGATTTCTGGCAATACTGGCGCAACACCGAAGATGCCGACGTCGAACGGTTTCTGAAACTTTACACGACCTTGCCGCTGGATGAGATCAGCCGTCTGGCTTCGCTGGGGGGAGCGGAAATCAATGAAACCAAGAAGGTCCTTGCCACCGAAATCACAGCTCTCCTGCACGGCCGCCAGGCTGCGGAGGAAGCTGCGGAAACGGCCCGCAAGACGTTCGAGGAAGGCGCTTTGGCAACTAATTTGCCGACTGTCGAAATTGCAGGCAGCGACCTCGAAGCTGGAATTGGCATCTTGACCCTTCTCGTCAAGGCAGGCCTTGCCGGATCGAACGGTGAAGCGCGCCGCCACATCCAGGGCGGTGCTGTGCGGGTGAATGATGCCAGCGTTTCAGACGAAAAAGCTAAAATCAGTTCATCCGACGTAACGGCCGAGGGCGTGATCAAGCTGTCTCTTGGCAAGAAGAAGCATATTCTGGTGCGGCCGGTTTAA
- a CDS encoding DUF3971 domain-containing protein, translating into MPTPRRRSRLHFAAGATCSFAILMAVLAGIAFVVLRVGIGGEALTQRAQTALQTVLGPAAVATINSAQISLDRRHHVALEARDVNITDAKRGIEINDVRSVRIGLATMPLLHGNVRVERLELDGAQIKVTSVVPFDFMSLVPKDDRGLVDLDGASAAIFSGLQSAVSLLDQRETRDISIADTTFDFTLAGAPERLRIVNLDLSETGGPVAINGTVEWRGKQVDINAQAKRSAIGAKIEAFSLAISKIPLAGKFGTAPVPDIDGIKPDGAYLTYDNLTEVKLDGLAATASEPARVWGALNIGKGPVTIGNVEDMAVESQINFEHLAGVDQIAIKPSNIHFGGFTGIVEGAIGPETRPPGPASAANPGYQFELTTKDAKSAPADSPVPALPFDARLAGRYDLTLKHLDVSQIEVLANKASSLSGNASVTFGGGSPAMNLDLQIPEMPVADVKQLWPIWVATGARRWLIDKMHDGEAKDSTIKVTFPAGRFNGPGKPPPLEDNEVQVDFNVTGSRFDIVGELPAVQNADGKISVRGAYTTISLEKGSSITPANREVEIVDGKLVIPWGPQRPVLSDLDLNVVGDASAVSEFIGFKPINGLKNLPFAPEDIKGDVKAHVLVTFPVTRRAPAGSLTWSADMQLSNVSIAKKIDGQAITDADGTLSVNQDEARIEATAQVNGIPAEVTMFEPLGKNTAKREQSVTLQLDDKTRNALFPALDPLLSGPISVEIDKTADGSRVAIADLTKAEIKLAQLGWTKGAGVKATAKFSLQQDGDNASIRDLDISGDTFRLQGDVNVVDGDMTSADFGTVRLNRGDDIAVKVDRTKYGYRVGVKGSSFDARPLLNQITDKKKNGGNDSNSKQRVLVNADIDTVTGFYSENFANVSLSYEGVGSNVSGLAFNAVTKTGQKVVAADSSESGARSISLQSKDAGAVLRFFGFYDKMSGGSINVALDSKGDGPLRGQIDARDFTLVNEPRLAKLVSTAPNGTSLNDAVKKNIDVSRVTFDRGFSQIEKGANYINLANGVIRGSTIGTTFQGVLSDPQGNMSLTGTFMPAYGINRIFGDVPILGLFLGNGRDGGLIGITYKLIGPLKQPQIIVNPISVIAPGIFRSIFEFQ; encoded by the coding sequence GTGCCGACGCCTCGAAGGCGATCGCGGCTGCATTTCGCGGCCGGCGCCACATGCTCCTTCGCCATTCTTATGGCGGTCTTGGCCGGCATCGCTTTTGTCGTTTTGCGCGTGGGCATTGGTGGTGAAGCGCTGACGCAGCGGGCGCAAACCGCGTTGCAAACGGTTCTCGGCCCGGCCGCAGTTGCCACGATCAATTCCGCGCAGATTTCTCTAGACCGGCGCCATCACGTCGCCCTCGAGGCGCGAGACGTCAATATTACCGATGCCAAGCGTGGCATCGAAATCAATGATGTACGCTCTGTCCGTATCGGTCTGGCAACAATGCCCTTGTTGCACGGCAATGTGCGCGTCGAGCGACTGGAACTCGACGGCGCGCAGATCAAGGTTACCTCGGTTGTGCCCTTCGATTTCATGTCTTTGGTGCCCAAGGACGATCGCGGCCTTGTCGATCTCGACGGTGCATCGGCGGCAATTTTCTCGGGTCTCCAAAGTGCGGTATCGCTGCTCGATCAGCGTGAGACGCGCGATATCTCGATTGCAGATACAACGTTTGATTTCACGCTTGCGGGTGCGCCGGAACGTTTGCGCATCGTCAATCTCGATCTATCGGAAACCGGTGGCCCGGTTGCCATCAATGGCACGGTGGAGTGGCGCGGAAAGCAAGTCGATATCAATGCTCAGGCCAAGCGTTCGGCGATCGGAGCGAAGATCGAAGCGTTTTCGTTGGCTATCAGCAAGATTCCGCTCGCAGGTAAATTCGGTACGGCCCCTGTGCCTGACATTGACGGCATCAAGCCCGATGGCGCCTATCTGACCTACGACAATCTGACTGAGGTGAAGCTGGATGGTCTGGCGGCGACTGCTTCCGAGCCAGCGCGTGTCTGGGGTGCGCTCAATATCGGCAAGGGCCCGGTTACGATCGGCAATGTCGAAGATATGGCGGTGGAATCCCAGATTAATTTCGAACACTTAGCAGGGGTCGACCAGATTGCGATCAAACCGTCGAACATTCATTTCGGTGGATTCACGGGCATTGTCGAAGGAGCAATCGGACCGGAGACGCGGCCGCCGGGTCCTGCGTCAGCGGCCAATCCGGGTTACCAGTTCGAACTTACCACCAAAGACGCCAAATCAGCTCCTGCCGATTCTCCGGTCCCGGCGCTTCCCTTCGATGCGCGCCTTGCGGGCCGGTATGACTTGACGTTGAAGCACCTCGATGTCTCGCAGATAGAAGTGCTGGCAAACAAGGCAAGTTCGCTGTCCGGCAACGCCAGCGTTACTTTCGGCGGCGGTTCACCTGCGATGAACCTCGACCTGCAGATACCTGAAATGCCGGTCGCGGATGTCAAGCAGCTATGGCCTATCTGGGTCGCTACGGGTGCTCGACGCTGGCTTATCGACAAGATGCACGACGGGGAGGCGAAGGACAGCACAATCAAAGTGACGTTTCCGGCCGGACGATTCAACGGACCAGGCAAGCCGCCACCTCTCGAGGATAATGAAGTTCAAGTCGATTTCAATGTCACGGGCTCGCGATTTGATATTGTCGGAGAACTACCAGCTGTTCAGAACGCCGATGGGAAAATCAGCGTTCGAGGCGCCTATACGACGATCAGTCTAGAGAAGGGGTCGTCAATCACGCCCGCCAATCGCGAGGTGGAGATCGTCGATGGAAAGCTTGTCATTCCGTGGGGCCCGCAACGCCCAGTCCTCTCCGACCTTGATTTGAATGTTGTAGGCGACGCTTCCGCCGTCTCCGAATTCATCGGGTTTAAACCCATCAACGGCTTGAAAAATCTTCCTTTTGCCCCGGAAGACATAAAAGGTGATGTGAAGGCACACGTGCTCGTGACGTTTCCGGTGACACGCCGTGCGCCAGCGGGAAGCCTGACATGGTCCGCTGACATGCAATTATCCAATGTTTCGATCGCAAAGAAGATCGATGGGCAGGCGATAACCGATGCTGACGGAACGCTCTCCGTCAATCAGGATGAAGCGCGTATCGAGGCCACCGCGCAGGTGAATGGCATTCCCGCTGAAGTGACGATGTTTGAACCCTTGGGGAAAAACACAGCGAAGCGCGAACAGAGCGTAACTTTGCAACTCGATGACAAGACCCGGAATGCGCTGTTCCCGGCGCTCGATCCTTTGCTTTCCGGCCCGATTTCCGTAGAAATCGACAAGACGGCCGACGGGTCGCGGGTCGCTATCGCCGATCTGACGAAGGCCGAAATCAAACTTGCACAGCTAGGTTGGACCAAGGGTGCGGGCGTAAAAGCGACCGCAAAATTCTCGCTCCAGCAAGATGGGGACAACGCCAGCATCCGCGACCTTGACATTTCCGGCGACACGTTCCGCTTGCAAGGCGATGTGAATGTCGTGGATGGGGATATGACCTCGGCTGATTTTGGTACCGTCAGGTTAAATCGCGGTGACGATATCGCGGTAAAGGTCGACCGCACCAAATATGGATACAGGGTCGGTGTGAAGGGCAGTTCATTCGATGCCCGCCCTTTGCTCAATCAGATAACAGACAAGAAAAAGAACGGAGGCAACGACAGCAACAGCAAGCAGCGCGTGCTGGTTAATGCCGACATCGATACCGTAACCGGTTTTTACTCCGAGAACTTTGCCAATGTGTCTCTGTCATATGAGGGGGTGGGCTCAAACGTTTCGGGCCTCGCCTTCAACGCCGTAACCAAAACGGGACAGAAGGTGGTGGCAGCCGATAGTTCAGAAAGTGGTGCGCGTTCTATCAGCCTGCAATCGAAGGATGCCGGTGCGGTGCTGCGCTTCTTCGGCTTTTACGACAAGATGTCCGGAGGCAGCATCAATGTTGCGCTCGATTCCAAGGGTGACGGTCCTTTGCGGGGGCAGATCGACGCGCGTGATTTTACACTGGTCAACGAACCGCGCTTGGCCAAGCTGGTATCCACAGCGCCCAACGGTACGAGCCTCAACGATGCGGTGAAGAAGAATATCGACGTGTCGAGAGTGACGTTCGACCGCGGTTTCTCGCAAATCGAGAAGGGCGCGAATTACATAAACCTTGCCAATGGCGTTATCCGCGGTTCGACGATCGGCACGACGTTCCAGGGCGTGCTCAGCGATCCCCAGGGCAACATGTCGCTTACAGGCACATTCATGCCCGCCTACGGGATCAACCGCATCTTTGGCGATGTCCCGATCCTTGGCCTTTTCCTCGGCAACGGCCGCGATGGCGGGTTGATCGGCATCACTTACAAATTGATCGGGCCATTGAAACAGCCGCAGATTATCGTCAATCCGATTTCGGTGATCGCGCCGGGTATTTTCCGTTCCATTTTTGAATTTCAGTAG
- a CDS encoding peroxiredoxin, giving the protein MTILDIGSTPPDFTLPRDGGGTITLSGLRGKPVILYFYPKDDTSGCTQEAIEFSGLRPQFEKLGAKVIGMSPDPVKKHDKFKTKHDLKVDLVADEDKAIIEAYGLWVEKSMYGRKYMGVERTTYLIDSAGKIAKIWNKVKVPGHAAEVLEATKALGT; this is encoded by the coding sequence ATGACTATTTTGGATATCGGCAGCACCCCGCCGGACTTCACCTTGCCGCGTGATGGTGGCGGTACGATCACCCTGTCGGGCCTGCGCGGAAAGCCTGTCATTCTCTATTTCTATCCCAAGGACGACACGAGCGGCTGCACCCAGGAAGCGATTGAATTTTCGGGTCTCAGACCGCAGTTCGAGAAGCTTGGGGCGAAGGTCATCGGCATGTCACCGGACCCCGTCAAGAAACACGACAAGTTCAAGACCAAACATGATTTGAAGGTCGACCTCGTTGCAGACGAAGACAAGGCAATCATCGAAGCCTACGGTCTTTGGGTTGAGAAAAGCATGTATGGCCGGAAATACATGGGCGTAGAGCGGACGACGTACCTGATCGATTCGGCTGGCAAGATCGCCAAAATCTGGAACAAGGTAAAAGTTCCGGGACATGCAGCCGAAGTGCTCGAAGCAACCAAGGCTCTTGGGACGTGA
- a CDS encoding M23 family metallopeptidase: MKKPQTNSIFGSTREPHTIIIARGETIRHFTIKPWMAFLGGTLALGLVGSYLLATSYLVFRDDLITGNVARQARLQQAYEDRIAALRIQLDRITSRQLLDQKLMDGKVSELIQRQRALSERHDKLAPVLQRAEKAGAVLPGDAANALSMEGNGQDVVNSDDAEGFYGIDPIITGPTTSTRKPAPHRDKAKTGVDKAELLLKSVDHSLTGIESRQTQQMQKLSNTAYESADRIMEALAATGVKHVPDDETAGTGGPLLLASTNPTSGFDIKFADLDEAVQRLESAKSLAKSIPIANPVPGMPVSSPFGSRADPLLGMIAFHSGMDFRAISGSSVHATANGTVTAADYNGGYGNMVEVDHGNGLVTRYGHLSLILVSVGQRVKLGDTIGKVGSTGRSTGPHLHYEVRRNGGAVNPLGYLAIGRKLAAEL, from the coding sequence ATGAAGAAGCCTCAAACTAACAGCATCTTCGGCAGCACGAGAGAGCCCCACACGATCATTATCGCGCGGGGCGAAACGATCCGGCATTTCACCATCAAGCCGTGGATGGCATTCCTTGGTGGCACCCTCGCCCTTGGCCTCGTTGGCAGCTATCTTCTCGCGACATCCTATCTGGTCTTCCGCGATGACCTCATAACCGGCAACGTCGCCCGTCAGGCACGCTTGCAGCAGGCCTATGAAGACCGGATTGCCGCGCTGCGCATTCAGCTGGATCGCATCACAAGCCGGCAATTGCTCGACCAGAAATTGATGGACGGCAAAGTCAGTGAGCTCATTCAACGGCAGAGGGCTCTCAGCGAACGGCATGACAAGCTTGCGCCCGTGCTGCAGCGCGCTGAAAAAGCCGGGGCCGTTTTGCCGGGAGACGCCGCCAATGCTCTTTCGATGGAGGGTAACGGTCAGGACGTGGTGAATTCCGACGATGCAGAAGGTTTTTACGGCATTGATCCGATCATTACGGGACCGACCACTTCAACACGCAAGCCAGCGCCGCACCGTGACAAGGCCAAAACCGGCGTAGACAAGGCCGAGCTTCTGCTCAAATCCGTCGATCATTCCTTGACCGGGATAGAATCCCGGCAGACTCAGCAAATGCAGAAGCTCTCCAACACCGCCTATGAGAGCGCCGACCGGATTATGGAAGCCTTGGCTGCGACCGGCGTCAAACATGTCCCTGACGATGAAACTGCCGGTACGGGTGGGCCATTGCTGCTGGCAAGCACAAATCCGACATCCGGTTTCGACATAAAATTTGCCGATCTCGATGAAGCGGTACAGCGGCTCGAGAGCGCCAAGAGCCTCGCAAAATCCATTCCCATCGCCAATCCGGTTCCCGGCATGCCGGTTTCAAGCCCGTTTGGTTCACGCGCGGACCCGCTTCTTGGGATGATCGCGTTTCATTCCGGTATGGATTTTCGCGCCATATCGGGAAGCTCGGTGCATGCCACCGCCAACGGAACGGTGACCGCCGCCGATTATAATGGCGGCTATGGCAATATGGTCGAGGTCGACCACGGCAACGGACTCGTGACGCGTTATGGCCATTTGAGTCTGATTCTCGTAAGCGTCGGCCAGCGCGTGAAACTTGGCGATACGATCGGCAAGGTCGGCAGCACCGGACGCTCGACGGGCCCTCATCTGCATTATGAAGTTCGCAGGAACGGCGGCGCGGTCAATCCTCTCGGGTATCTGGCGATTGGGCGGAAGCTGGCAGCCGAACTTTAG
- a CDS encoding type II toxin-antitoxin system RelE/ParE family toxin produces MPTIGQRVEELRIWDDSGTYRLIYTARLSDAVYVLSAFQKKTQTTQAQEIKLARVRYKELKRLLHGGDGKV; encoded by the coding sequence ATGCCAACAATCGGCCAGCGTGTAGAGGAACTCAGGATATGGGACGATAGCGGGACTTATCGATTGATCTACACTGCACGGTTGTCAGATGCCGTCTATGTTCTAAGCGCATTTCAGAAGAAAACGCAGACCACGCAAGCACAAGAGATCAAGCTTGCAAGGGTGCGGTACAAAGAACTCAAAAGGCTATTGCATGGTGGAGATGGAAAAGTTTGA
- a CDS encoding helix-turn-helix domain-containing protein, which yields MEKFDSVWDAITDTPAEAANLRTRAELMRQIAKIIEENGWKQTEAAIHCDVTQPRINDLLRGRVSRFSLDALVNIATALGRRVHIELEAA from the coding sequence ATGGAAAAGTTTGATAGTGTTTGGGATGCGATCACCGACACACCTGCCGAGGCCGCGAACCTGCGGACTAGAGCAGAGCTGATGAGGCAGATCGCCAAGATCATCGAAGAAAATGGTTGGAAACAGACCGAGGCAGCCATCCATTGCGATGTCACGCAACCGCGCATAAATGATTTGTTGCGCGGTCGCGTTTCGCGGTTCTCACTAGACGCGTTGGTCAATATTGCTACGGCTCTTGGCCGCCGCGTCCACATTGAACTCGAAGCGGCATAA
- a CDS encoding penicillin-binding protein 1A, whose product MIRLIGYFFGIGTVMALLGAGAVALYVVNMSKDLPDYEVLAKYEPPVMTRVHSSDGSLMAEFARQRRLYLPIQAVPDRVKAAFISAEDKNFYQHPGVDIAGLTRAVITNVQNWGSRRPVGASTITQQVAKNFLLSNDQTIGRKVKEAILSFRIEQAYSKDRILELYLNEIFFGLNSYGIAGAALTYYNKSVNELTVAEAAYLAALPKGPSNYHPFRQPDRAVERRNWVIDRMAENGYVTAEEAKVAKAEPLGVTPRHTGNYLFASEYFTEEVRRQIIARYGENALYEGGLSVRTTLDPKMQVQARAALQHGLFKYDEARGYRGAYKTISTNGDWGIPLSEIKAFSDVPDWQLAVVLEVTPEQATIGLQPERDASDKLATERKKGTIAAADIKWAFRLLNDDKRTTAKSLESVFNVGDVIFVQKKEGSDTEFDLHQVPKIEGGAVAMDPHTGRVLAMVGGFSFAESEFNRATQAMRQPGSSFKPFVYSAALDNGYTPASVVLDGPISVDQGGSLGIWAPKNYGGKFAGPSTLRYGIEQSRNLMTVRLAQDMGMKLVAEYAERFGIYDKMLPVLAMALGSGETTVLRMVTGYSIIANGGRKITPSMIDRIQDRYGKTIFKHDERKCDNCSADEWKNQPEPELIDDRDQVLDPMTAYQITSMMEGVVERGTATILKSLNRPIAGKTGTTNDEKDAWFIGFTPNLVFGVYLGYDDPAPMGHGFTGSGLAAPVFKDFAEAALQGQRSVPFDPPPGMSVIAIDRKTGMRASPGGANVIMEAFKPGTGPADSYSVIGMDTFSEGSPVGVQSPNVNRAIQGGGGGLF is encoded by the coding sequence ATGATACGCTTGATCGGATATTTTTTCGGAATCGGCACTGTCATGGCGCTTCTGGGAGCGGGTGCCGTCGCGCTCTACGTTGTCAACATGTCAAAAGACCTGCCCGACTACGAAGTGCTGGCTAAGTATGAGCCGCCGGTCATGACACGTGTTCATTCTTCCGATGGTTCGTTGATGGCTGAATTTGCGCGCCAACGCCGGCTTTATTTGCCGATCCAGGCTGTCCCCGACCGCGTCAAGGCAGCATTTATCTCGGCCGAAGACAAGAATTTCTATCAGCATCCCGGTGTGGATATCGCTGGTCTTACCCGCGCAGTCATCACCAATGTGCAGAATTGGGGCTCACGCCGGCCGGTCGGTGCATCGACGATTACACAGCAGGTTGCGAAGAACTTCCTCCTGAGCAACGATCAGACGATCGGACGCAAGGTCAAGGAAGCGATTCTTTCCTTTCGCATCGAGCAGGCCTATTCCAAGGATCGCATTCTCGAACTCTATCTGAACGAAATTTTCTTCGGCTTGAACTCCTACGGTATCGCCGGGGCTGCGCTGACCTACTACAACAAATCGGTCAACGAACTGACCGTAGCCGAAGCCGCTTACCTCGCAGCGCTTCCCAAGGGGCCATCGAATTACCACCCGTTCCGGCAGCCGGATCGTGCCGTCGAACGCCGTAATTGGGTGATCGACCGTATGGCTGAAAATGGCTATGTGACCGCCGAGGAAGCAAAAGTAGCCAAGGCGGAACCGCTTGGCGTCACGCCGCGTCACACGGGCAATTATCTCTTTGCTTCAGAATATTTCACGGAAGAAGTCCGGCGTCAGATCATCGCCCGTTATGGCGAAAATGCGCTTTACGAGGGCGGCCTGTCGGTTCGCACAACGCTTGATCCGAAAATGCAGGTGCAGGCGCGTGCAGCGTTGCAGCACGGCCTCTTCAAATACGATGAAGCGCGAGGCTATCGCGGCGCCTACAAGACCATTTCGACGAACGGCGACTGGGGCATTCCCCTTTCAGAGATAAAAGCGTTTTCCGATGTTCCCGACTGGCAGTTGGCCGTCGTGCTTGAGGTGACGCCGGAGCAGGCGACCATCGGGCTCCAGCCGGAGCGGGACGCATCGGACAAACTTGCCACTGAACGCAAGAAGGGCACCATTGCAGCGGCGGATATCAAATGGGCTTTCCGCTTGCTCAATGATGACAAGCGCACCACAGCCAAGTCGCTGGAGAGCGTTTTCAACGTCGGTGACGTGATCTTCGTTCAGAAGAAAGAGGGCAGCGACACCGAATTCGATCTGCATCAGGTGCCGAAAATCGAAGGTGGCGCGGTGGCGATGGATCCGCATACGGGGCGTGTGCTTGCCATGGTTGGCGGCTTCTCCTTTGCCGAATCCGAATTCAACCGGGCAACGCAGGCAATGCGTCAGCCGGGCTCGTCTTTCAAACCATTCGTCTACTCTGCCGCGCTCGACAATGGCTATACACCGGCGTCCGTGGTTCTCGATGGACCGATCTCCGTCGATCAGGGTGGCAGTCTTGGAATCTGGGCGCCGAAGAACTACGGCGGTAAATTCGCAGGTCCATCGACATTGCGCTATGGTATCGAGCAGTCGCGCAATCTGATGACTGTGAGACTGGCCCAGGACATGGGCATGAAACTCGTGGCCGAATATGCCGAGCGGTTCGGCATTTATGACAAGATGCTGCCGGTTCTCGCCATGGCGCTTGGCTCCGGCGAAACTACGGTTCTGCGCATGGTCACGGGTTATTCGATCATTGCAAATGGCGGTCGCAAGATAACGCCATCGATGATCGACCGGATACAAGACCGCTACGGCAAGACGATTTTCAAGCATGACGAGCGCAAGTGCGATAATTGTTCGGCAGACGAGTGGAAGAATCAGCCGGAACCCGAGTTGATCGACGATCGGGATCAGGTGCTCGACCCGATGACCGCCTACCAGATCACATCCATGATGGAGGGCGTGGTTGAGCGCGGTACCGCAACGATCCTGAAAAGCCTCAACCGACCTATAGCCGGCAAGACCGGAACCACCAACGATGAAAAAGACGCCTGGTTCATTGGCTTCACGCCGAACCTCGTCTTCGGCGTTTACCTCGGATATGACGATCCTGCGCCCATGGGTCACGGCTTCACCGGTAGCGGGCTTGCGGCACCAGTGTTCAAGGACTTTGCTGAGGCTGCATTGCAAGGCCAGCGATCTGTACCCTTCGACCCCCCGCCGGGCATGAGTGTAATCGCAATCGATCGCAAGACAGGCATGCGGGCATCGCCTGGCGGAGCGAACGTCATCATGGAAGCGTTCAAGCCGGGTACGGGACCTGCCGACAGCTATTCTGTCATCGGCATGGATACGTTCTCGGAGGGCTCGCCTGTCGGAGTCCAGTCTCCGAATGTCAACCGGGCGATACAAGGCGGTGGCGGCGGCCTCTTCTGA
- a CDS encoding GFA family protein: MTILGSCHCGAIKFEISEAPTIVTACTCTFCTKRGALWAYFQPAQVKLSVTPEADTAYSRNGMNKHHHCNVCGCGTFSQVPTWIDYKPDFDKPRISVNVRLFDNFDIGSLPVETLDGRNLW, encoded by the coding sequence ATGACAATTCTGGGAAGTTGCCATTGTGGCGCGATCAAATTCGAAATCAGTGAAGCGCCGACCATTGTAACGGCGTGCACCTGTACGTTCTGCACAAAACGCGGCGCGCTCTGGGCGTATTTTCAGCCGGCACAGGTGAAGCTTTCGGTAACGCCCGAGGCCGACACAGCATATTCGCGCAATGGCATGAACAAGCATCATCATTGCAACGTCTGCGGTTGCGGGACGTTTTCACAAGTGCCGACATGGATTGACTACAAACCGGACTTCGACAAGCCACGAATTAGCGTCAACGTTCGTCTCTTCGACAATTTCGATATAGGTTCGTTACCGGTGGAAACGCTGGACGGGAGAAATCTCTGGTAA